One genomic segment of Pseudomonadota bacterium includes these proteins:
- the clcA gene encoding H(+)/Cl(-) exchange transporter ClcA — MSAASLRPPASVHLARALLVGLLAGGVGVAFRASLEVVDGARMRLGAWSAGSAAAALCVVLLCGACAAAAVALVRRLAPETSGSGIPQVEAAVKGWLAVRWPRVLPVKFAGGLLAMGGGLALGREGPTVQMGAGVGAMVASLAEVGSDERSVLLAAGAGAGLATAFNAPLAGVVFVLEELRHDLAPAVLTPIVIASVAADALVGVFFGPSPIYRVETHSPLPLEGLIVSAVIGLTAAMIGTAFNRGLVLSLDLFAHLALRGAVAAAFAVGALMGLASVWDPLLVGDGHALVERILLTDVPASTLVGLLMVRFAMTLLSYGCGSPGGIFSPLLVLGAANGRCVGALFSHLMPALAPHLSVFTAIGMGAAFTAIVRAPLTGVVLTISLTGRHDLVLHLMLASVVAALAAEAMGARPIYDLLLERGFGKRDLSKEGTPS; from the coding sequence ATGAGCGCGGCGTCGCTGCGCCCTCCCGCGAGCGTGCACCTGGCGCGTGCCCTTCTGGTGGGGCTGCTGGCGGGTGGGGTCGGTGTGGCGTTCCGGGCTTCGCTCGAGGTGGTGGATGGCGCGCGGATGCGCCTTGGCGCCTGGAGCGCAGGTAGCGCGGCCGCGGCTCTGTGCGTGGTTCTGCTGTGTGGGGCCTGCGCGGCGGCGGCGGTTGCCCTGGTGAGACGACTGGCGCCGGAGACATCCGGCAGCGGTATCCCACAGGTCGAGGCTGCCGTGAAGGGGTGGCTTGCTGTGCGGTGGCCTCGGGTCTTGCCCGTCAAGTTTGCAGGGGGGCTCCTGGCCATGGGAGGTGGCCTTGCTCTGGGAAGGGAGGGCCCGACGGTACAGATGGGCGCTGGCGTGGGGGCCATGGTAGCGTCTCTCGCCGAGGTCGGCTCCGACGAGCGGAGCGTGCTGCTGGCCGCGGGTGCGGGTGCAGGGCTTGCAACGGCCTTCAACGCCCCGCTCGCCGGCGTTGTGTTCGTGCTCGAGGAGCTGCGCCATGACCTCGCGCCCGCGGTTCTCACGCCGATCGTGATCGCGTCGGTAGCTGCCGATGCCCTGGTAGGTGTGTTCTTCGGCCCCTCGCCCATCTATCGTGTCGAGACGCATTCGCCCCTCCCGCTGGAAGGACTCATCGTGAGCGCGGTCATCGGGTTGACGGCAGCGATGATCGGTACCGCATTCAATCGCGGGCTCGTGCTCTCGCTCGATCTCTTCGCCCATCTTGCATTGCGCGGGGCTGTTGCGGCGGCCTTCGCGGTGGGCGCCCTCATGGGGCTGGCGTCGGTGTGGGATCCGCTTCTGGTGGGCGACGGCCACGCTCTTGTCGAGCGCATCCTGCTCACGGATGTGCCGGCCTCGACCCTGGTGGGGCTGCTGATGGTTCGATTCGCGATGACCCTGCTGAGCTATGGATGTGGCTCGCCGGGCGGCATCTTCTCGCCGCTGCTGGTACTCGGCGCGGCGAACGGGCGATGTGTCGGCGCGCTCTTCAGCCATCTCATGCCCGCCCTGGCTCCCCATCTGTCGGTCTTCACCGCCATCGGCATGGGCGCGGCGTTCACGGCCATCGTGCGTGCCCCCCTGACCGGTGTCGTGCTGACCATCTCTCTCACCGGTCGTCACGATCTGGTGCTCCATCTCATGCTGGCGTCTGTGGTCGCGGCCCTGGCCGCCGAGGCGATGGGGGCGCGCCCCATCTATGACCTCCTGCTCGAGCGCGGGTTCGGGAAGCGCGATCTCTCGAAGGAGGGAACACCGTCGTGA